In the genome of Primulina eburnea isolate SZY01 chromosome 13, ASM2296580v1, whole genome shotgun sequence, the window AGGAGAATAGAATTGTGCGGAAGTTTAAAGAATATTATTTCTGAGCTTCTGAAAATTAAAATGTCCCGTACAAAGTtgaacacacatatatatacaggGAGGAACTAAAAAGCGTGTGTTGTGTTTTTTCTTAGTTAAAATCGTGTCTACATATTTATCTACCAACACTCTCTCTCAAGATTGGTGTAGGTTCAAGACACCAATCTTGGACAGTAAATATGAATGTTGGCCGCGACCCAATCCTTTAGTAAAGACATCCGCAAGCTGCTTCGTGGTAGATATATGTGCAGTAGGAATCAAGCCATTCTTGATTTTCTCTCGGATCAAATGACAATCAATTTCGATGTGTTTGGTGTGCTCGTGATACAATGGATTGGCAGCAATATGTAACACGGCCTGATTAACACAGAACAACATTGGATGGGTAAGCAATGTCACCccacactacaacaaaaacggctTTCCGCAGCGCGCATATAAGCTTTCCGCAGCGCGCATTGCACGCTGCAAAGTTCCAAGCCGTTAAAAGTTCAGGATTATCCGCGGCGTGCATTGCACGCTGTTGATACTATTATCAACGGCGTGCATATGTACGCTGTTAATACAACTTTCCGCAACGTGCATGTGTAAGCCATTAATAgtcataaaaaaacaaaattctaGCGACGGTTTTCGATAAACCCGTCGCAAATCAGCGACGGTTCCGAaattaaacaccgtcgctactaTAGCGACGGTCTTAAAATAATGTGACGGTTAAAACTTTCGCGACGGTTCcaaaagccgtcgctaaattttgcgtaaatttaaaaaaaattacttttataatttattatattttaataaaaaattcaattaaaaaattaaccaaaaattcaaataaaaacaaataactaAGTCGAAATTAAAGTATATaacatgagaaaaattttaagtgttaagTGATGTGGAAGACAATGGAACGGAGATCGGGTTTAAATAGATAATTTGCGCTTTGTTGCGACGGTTTGTATGTAAATAGTCGCCGATTTGtgtctattagcgacggttaactataaaccgtcgccgatttacatCGGCAACGGTTGTAGTtagccgtcgctaaatgtggccTTGAAGCAATTCATTTTCCACtgcatcggcgacggtttgcgataaccgtcgctaaacgtgCAATTTTTCCGCagcatcggcgacggttttagataaccgtcgctaaatgtggccTTAAATCGAAATTCGAACTCATTTTTGGCAGCGTGCTAATAATATGCACGCCGTAAATAATACTATTAACGTCGTGCGATTAATGTACACCATTAATGTCTGaatacgatttatttttaacagcacacataaacttgcacgtcgttaataatattattaacggcgtgcatttaTTGTGTGCTgtcgtttatataatttattaacagcACACAAAAAGGCATGCTGCAAATAtcactatccgcagcgtgcgtttaatgcacgccgtccatagtaataaccgcagcgtgcttttaatgcacgctgttaatagtatcaagttactatccgcagcgGGCTTTATATGCACGCCGCCGATAGTACTATCCGCAGCGTtcgtttaatgcacgccgttaatagtatcaagtgcaacactattaacggcgcacaggtgggtgcacgccgtgaaaaatagtattcgcagcgtgcttttaatacacgctgttgatgacgtgctgcggaaagtcgtttttcttgtagtgccaTATCATGAAGTAACCCAAGGATCCAAGTAACCTCGCACGTGGTGCTCGCCATGGCACGATATTCGGCTTCAGCCAATGAGCGTGACACAATGCTTTGCTTCTTAGACTTCCAAGAGATCAAAGAACTTCCCAATTTTATGCAATAGCCCGTGACTGAGCGACGAGTCATTGGGCAAGCAGCCCAGTCAGAATCACAATAGGCTTGAAGAGACGAAATGCTACTGGAAGATAGTAATATCCCCAAGCCTGGTGCAGACTTCAAATATCGTAACACGCGCAATGCAGCATCCACATGAGATTGCTTCGGTGCATGCATAAACTGACTAAGGACTTGTACAATATAAGAAATGTCGGGCCTCGTAATCGTGAGATAGATGAGTCATCCAACCAGCCGCTGGTAAATATCAGGTTTGGACAACAAAGGATCAGGGGGTCCAAGGGTAGGTTTCTTCAAATTAAACTCATCAAGTTCATGACTAGTCAATTTGAGATGCTGGACAACAGGAGTATCACAGGGTTTTGCACCCATCAAACCAGAATCAGTTAGTAACTCGAGCACATTTTTGCGTTGATTGAGATAAATTCCCATCTTGGACCTAGCTACTTCAATACCAAGGAAATATTTAATGATCCAAGATCTTTAATGTGAATATTTGAATGCAAGAAAGCCTTTAAATCTGATATAGCGTCATACTACTCCCGGTAACATTAATATCATCCACGTAGACGAGTAATAACGTGATATGATCTGAAGCATGCTGAACAAAAAAGGAGTGATCATGCGCTGATTGAACAAATCCAGCAAGTTTCATAATACTAGCAAATTTATTGTTCCATTGCCTAGAGGCTTGCTTAAGGCCATATAATGACTTAAGCAACCGGCAAACATGCTGCTCCCCTGAGTAGAATACCCCTGTGGCACCTTCATATATACTTCTTCATCCAAGTCACCTTGGAGGAAAGCATTaattacatccatttgatgaaTAAGCCACTGTTTTGCAGTTGCAACACTCAACAAACATCTTATAGTAACAATGTTAGCCGTAGGGGAAAAAGTGTCGTGATAATTTATCCCTTCTTGTTGTGTGTAACCTTTGGCCACAAGACGGGTTTTAAAACGATCAACAGTCCCATCCGGATGTCGCTTAATCTTGTATACCCACCTACAACCAATAGGCTTCTTTCCAACCGACAACTGAACCAATTTCCAAGTGTAGTTTGATTCTAAGGCTGGTAGTTCTAGTCCATGGCCTCCTTCCATCTAGGATCTAAGATGGCCTCATGATAAGAATTAGGCTCTCTGTCCAAAGAAATAGAGGCCAAAAAGCATTGATATGGTTGAGAAAACTTCGAATAAGTGAGATATCAGGTGAGAGGATATGAAGAAGAATCTAGGTTACTGTGAGACAAAGTAGGACATGAATAATCCTTAGTCCAGACAGGAGGTTTAAGGGCACGTGAAGATGTCTTTGAAGGCTGAGAAATAGGTAGAACATGTGAGACTTCAGGTAGGGCTGGACTTTCGATGGAAACAGGAGGTGTAGGAGAAGTGTCCCTAACAAGATCTGATTGAATTGTAGAAAAACCAGAGGCAGTATGTGAAGGAAAAGTCGGTGGAGAAAAATCAGATTCAATTGTAATGTTATGGTTTCTGTAATCCAAAAGTCATAGCCTCATTATTCGAACACAACTTTTTACTTGGTTGAAAAAAGTGACTTGTAAATTATGTCGTGAATTGTTACTTTGTGCGGGAATTGATGAGCTTCAAATTGTTCATTTCTTGATTGTTTACATTTGACTCCTAACTTCGGTCATCGCGATCAAAATGGGCTAGTTCTCTCCGGTAGTCTTTTCCACCACATAAAATAGACGAGAGCGGGTTGACAATTTTCCGATCCAATAAATGGTTGGTTGTTGTCCGCCAGCCCAACTAGCACATTTGGATGGTACTATTTGTTTTTTCTAATCCATGTATTCTATAATTTCatgtgggatcgacacttgacTTTTccatacataatttttttttctccgcTACTAATTATCCTCTCATTGTTTCTGTTCACTGTCGGAATATTCaggcaattaaaattttaaaattttgggcCCTTACTAGAAAATTTTCGTTGGGTTTATAGAACATATGTGGATTTTGATCCCATTTAGTTCAgcttataaattaattaatataagatggtTGGAAATTTATAAAAGGGaatcaataaaataatttcactatatttttattttcacgaTTTTTGATTATCTAggttatcaaatttcaatcttatcATATCCttgttatttttgaaattttagtcatttttacAACGTGACATTGATTTGACACTTATACGGTGCTTGCGTGTCGAAATGACGATGATGTGTGTAAGTTCACATCAACGCTGctgataaaaaaaaacaaatattgccaaaaaaaaaatgaagatgCAACAATAATATTGCACAACATAGATAATGAAAATCGAAAGAAAAAAATAACTATATAAAAACAAAATTGTAATTTCTCAATAAATTTATAAGAAGTGTTGTTAGATTTCCATAAACATCTTAGACGGTAATATGCAAAAGTGAatgtcaaaaacttgtgtgaaacggtcccacagatctcttatttggattatctatgaaaaaatattattttttatgctaaggatattatttttcattgtgaatatcggtatggttgacttatctaacagataaagattcgtgagattgtCTCATAAAAGACCTACTCAAAGTAAATTACTACTCATATCGTATTAGATacaagatattttaaaaataaaattacaccAGATTAATATATTACATTACATTACTCAAAACAGCcaaacattttaaataaaagagtttaAGCACTTCCACAACTCTCAACACAAAACACGAATCGAAATCCAATAAATCCCCCTGCGCACAAAATTCAAGAATCTCTAATAGTCGTGACACAACAAACACGAGAATAATTTATGGATGAATGTTTTAGGAACACGTTTTTTCACGGGTTGTGAGAGGCAGACGATATGGGATTCATCGGCCCCATTTTTCTCAGCATCGTCGCAATCATCCAAGAATTTCTGAAATGCGACATCCATGTAGTTCACCGCTTCCGCGACTTTCATGCCTTTCACGATTTCGTGAGGAAAAACGTCTTTTGCAAGGTCACCCTTCAGTACTGCACATAATTGAACTAGCTCTTCTTGAAATTCACTCAAATTTGCTTCTTCGTTTGGTTCAACTTCCCTCGTTTTCACAGGTTCGGGTAGAGTAACTGCAGAGATTGATTCAAGAACCAGAAAAAGATTTGTTATTTGAAAAatcaaaagtaattttttttaatattattttaaaaccaAAAACAGGTCAAAGTAGGAATTTTGTTGCTTTCAAACCGAAGAAGTATAATTAATTTACCAGGGCAGTCTGTTCTTGGAGTGGTCCTATTTAATACGCATTCGAAAGTTCCAGCCCAAGCATCACGTTTCGTTAAGAACTCTTTCAGATTGAAAATCTTTTTGACAGTTGCTGGAATTGATGAGTGCTCGTATTCTGATGTAGGATAGGGTCCTGATGGCCCATGCAACACTGcatgcattttcataaaaaaaaatttatcactGTCCAAGTCAAACAGAATATGAAAAATCTTAACAATAACCAATCTTGATTGGTAACCTGTTCCGGGCTCAATCCAAGGAGAAATCAAGATTGCAGGAACCCTAACGCCAAGTCGATCAAATTTGAACTTATATGGTTCGGGACCAACAATGCCGTCGGGACTAGGAACACCGGTGACAGGCGTAGGCACGTGGTCGTAAAATCCACCGTGTTCATCATATACGATCACGAATAATATTTCATTCCACTGGGGGCTTGATCTCAGTGCCTCGTACACTTCCTTAACGAATCGCTGCCCCTCCGAGACATCATGAGGCGGGTGATCGTCGTTGCCTGCCAACAGTTTCGTCTCAAAGTATCGTTGTTCTATGACGACATAGTTTGGTAGCTTCCCATCTTTGCAGTGTTTCTTAAAATGTCGATCGAATTGGTGGAATTTTCTTATGTACTTCAATTTCCTCAGGTTTCTGTAATGTATAATGGtttgttaataattaattttgccACCCTTTGAATAATAACACCTAAAAGTGCATCCATTGAGGGCAAAAAAACATTCTGCAACATCTTGTCTATCACTCCTAATTAGTGAGACAATATATGTTACAAATTTCTATTAGTAATACATAGATTACTAcaaaaaatatcaaataaaatttcTTCTCGTATATAAATTAAAGGTGCACATTTCTCTTTCCATATACAATTCACCGAAAAAAGTCGTGGACCTCATGTATATATTGATAAATATTCATCATGACATGAATTCTCGTAGCAATGACATAAATGTAACGTCATCTCACAGGATATGGT includes:
- the LOC140809690 gene encoding non-specific phospholipase C3-like isoform X2; translation: MPENTANYPIKTIVVLVQENRSFDHMLGWMKTLNPEIEGLSGTESNPLSSSDSNSNRLYYGDRSGYVEPDPGHSYAATYEQIFGVPWTESSAESHTLTPTMEGFAQQAESVQKGLANVVMNGFKPDSLPVYKELVSQFAVCDRWFSSIPTLTQPNRLYVHSATSYGATANDNKMMIEGYPQKTIFQSVEEGGYDFGIYYQYPPSTLFYRNLRKLKYIRKFHQFDRHFKKHCKDGKLPNYVVIEQRYFETKLLAGNDDHPPHDVSEGQRFVKEVYEALRSSPQWNEILFVIVYDEHGGFYDHVPTPVTGVPSPDGIVGPEPYKFKFDRLGVRVPAILISPWIEPGTVLHGPSGPYPTSEYEHSSIPATVKKIFNLKEFLTKRDAWAGTFECVLNRTTPRTDCPVTLPEPVKTREVEPNEEANLSEFQEELVQLCAVLKGDLAKDVFPHEIVKGMKVAEAVNYMDVAFQKFLDDCDDAEKNGADESHIVCLSQPVKKRVPKTFIHKLFSCLLCHDY
- the LOC140809690 gene encoding non-specific phospholipase C3-like isoform X1, whose translation is MPENTANYPIKTIVVLVQENRSFDHMLGWMKTLNPEIEGLSGTESNPLSSSDSNSNRLYYGDRSGYVEPDPGHSYAATYEQIFGVPWTESSAESHTLTPTMEGFAQQAESVQKGLANVVMNGFKPDSLPVYKELVSQFAVCDRWFSSIPTLTQPNRLYVHSATSYGATANDNKMMIEGYPQKTIFQSVEEGGYDFGIYYQYPPSTLFYRNLRKLKYIRKFHQFDRHFKKHCKDGKLPNYVVIEQRYFETKLLAGNDDHPPHDVSEGQRFVKEVYEALRSSPQWNEILFVIVYDEHGGFYDHVPTPVTGVPSPDGIVGPEPYKFKFDRLGVRVPAILISPWIEPGTGYQSRLVIVKIFHILFDLDSDKFFFMKMHAVLHGPSGPYPTSEYEHSSIPATVKKIFNLKEFLTKRDAWAGTFECVLNRTTPRTDCPVTLPEPVKTREVEPNEEANLSEFQEELVQLCAVLKGDLAKDVFPHEIVKGMKVAEAVNYMDVAFQKFLDDCDDAEKNGADESHIVCLSQPVKKRVPKTFIHKLFSCLLCHDY